From the genome of Anaerolineae bacterium:
CACATACCATCGAAGTCTACCTCCAGCGCGGGGGGTACCAGGCGCTGGCCAAGGCGCTGAAGGAATACACGCCCCAGCAGTTGGTGGAGCTGGTGAAGGCCTCCGGTCTGCGGGGGCGCGGCGGCGCCGGCGTCCCCACCCGCGGAAAAATGCGCTTCCCGCCGGCGGAGTTGTTCCCCCGCTACCAGGTAT
Proteins encoded in this window:
- a CDS encoding NADH-quinone oxidoreductase subunit F (part of NADH-ubiquinone oxidoreductase complex I; shuttles electrons from NADH, via FMN and iron-sulfur (Fe-S) centers, to quinones in the respiratory chain; NuoF is part of the soluble NADH dehydrogenase fragment, which represents the electron input part of NADH dehydrogenase), which gives rise to MAEKILLRNVGVPNSHTIEVYLQRGGYQALAKALKEYTPQQLVELVKASGLRGRGGAGVPTRGKMRFPPAELFPRYQV